CGCTACCTGGAATATGACCAGTATACTACGGACCAAGCAGCAAGTAGCAGCTCAAACATTCGTTTCCAATGCATTGAAGGAAGAATTCAACCTGGTAGACCAGCAAATTCGCAATCAACTTCTTTTGTCAGAAAACAAGATCAGGAATGCAGTTTCCAATTTTCAGGAAGCGCCGGTACAGGTCAAATCCGCGTCAGATGCGTACCTGCAAAAAAGTGTTTTATATAAAAACGGTCTGAGCAACATTGTGGATGTCACGCAAGCATTGTACATCCTCGTGCGTGCTGAAACAAACCGCGACGTCGCGCTCAGTAATTTATGGCAGGCATTACTGCTCAAAGCAGCCGCAACCGGAGATTTTAACCTATTTCTGAATCAATAACAGACAGGGGCGGATTGAAAAATGAATAGTTGCGAAGTGATTTGGCCAGATATAGTCATTAGTGGTCATTGGTGGTCATGTATTGTCATTAGTAGTCATTAGTGGTCATTTATAGTCATTGGTAGTCATTAGTGGTCATGTATTGTCATGTATTGTCATTGGTAGTCATTTATAGTCATTGGTAGTCATTCATAGTCACTTATTCTAAAATCGGCAGAATCAAAAGGACAATAAATGACAATACATGACTAAAAATGACAACCCCTGACAATACATGACTAAAAATGACAACCCCTGACCAAAAATGACAATAAATGACAACCCCTGACCAGAAATGACTAAAAATGACAACCCCTGACCAAAAATGACAACAAGTGACAATCCCTGACACATACCCATTGAGCCTACAAATAACAGTAACATGGATTTAATACGTTTTGCACTACGTAAACCTATTACCATCATGGTTTTGGTGGCGGGTTTATTCTTTTTCGGTATCAATGCGGTCCGGAATATCAAGGTCGATATTTTCCCGAAACTCGACCTGCCTGTGATGTACATTGCGCACCCGTTTGGAGGGTATACTCCTACGCAGATGGAGACATTCTTTGCGAAGCAGTACATCAATATTTTGCTGTATGTCAATGGTATTAAGAGCATTGAAACAAAAAATATACAGGGACTTACCCTGATGAAGATCAATTTTTACCCGGGTACGAACATGGCGCAGGCCTCGGCTGAGCTCAGTTCATTCACGAATCGCGCCCAGGCGATCTTTCCCCCAGGGTCCAACCCGCCATTCATTATCCGTTTCGATGCGTCTACCCTACCCGTTGGTCAATTGGTCATTAGCAGCGAAAAACGCTCTAATAATGAGTTGCTGGATCTTGCCAACGTATATGTACGGTCTACATTTACATCCATTCCCGGACTTGTTTCGGCCCCGCCTTTTGGAGGAAACATCAGGACGGTTGTCATTAAAGCTGATCCCGAACTCATGCGTTCGCATAATCTTTCAACCGATCAGCTGGTGGAAGCATTGCGTGTCAACAACCAGACGGCGCCTTCGGGTAATGTACGGATCGGTGATAAAAACTACATTACGCCGACCAATACCACGGTTCGACATATTAAGGATTTTGAAAATATTCCATTGTTCAAAGGCCAGGTTCAGAACCTTTACCTGCGCGACGTGGCTACTGTGGAAGACGGGGCGGACATAACGGCGGGTTATGGCCTTGTGAATGGCAAGCGGTCAGTTTATTTGAGTATTGCCAAAAGTGCCGATGCTTCTACCTGGGAAGTGGTTCAAAACCTGAAAAAGGCCATGCCGCGCATCCAGAGCACATTGCCGGAAGATGTGAAGATCAGTTACGAATTTGACCAATCGACCTATGTAATGAACTCGGTGATGAGTTTGTTGACGGAAGGTACCATTGGGGCGATCCTCACAGGTTTAATGGTATTGCTGTTCCTCGGCGACGCAAGAGGCGCATTAATCGTGATCCTGACTATTCCTACTTCCATCATTTCCGGCGTTTTGTTCCTCAATTTATTTGGACAAACCATTAACATCATGACGTTGAGCGGGCTGGCATTGGCGATTGGAATTCTCGTCGATGAAAGTACCGTGACCATTGAAAACATTCACCAGCACCTGGATATGGGCAAACCCAAAGCCCTCGCGATCTGGGACGCCTGTCAGGAAATTGCCTTTCCGAAACTGCTGATCCTGTTCTGTATCCTCGCGGTATTTGCGCCAGCCTTCACAATGGGCGGTATTCCGGGATCATTGTTCTTGCCTCTCGCGCTTGCGATCGGTTTCAGTATGATCATTTCCTACTTTCTGGCGCAGACTTTCGTGCCGGTGATGGCGAACTGGATCATGAAGGTAAAGCATCACAAAAAACAAGATGGCGGCGAAATGAGCGATTCGGAAGAATTTGCAGCTTCCGGCCTGAGCAGAAATAAAGACGAGCAAAAAGAAGCACTCATTCACCGGGCCGATAGCGACCAGAATGGCACGATCAGCCCATTTGAACGTATTCGCGCCAGATTCATGCGGTTTATCAAGCGAATGATCCCCTACCGCAAGCCTATTGTGATCACTTACCTGATCGTCACGTCAGCATTGGCCGGATTGATGCTTACTAACATTGGAAAAGATGTTTTGCCAAAAGTAAATGGTAACCAGTTTCAGGTAAGGCTGCGCGCGCCCGAAGGTACCCGGATTGAACGGACTGAGGAGAAAACGCTGAAAACCATTCAGGCGATCAAAGATATTGTAGGAAGCGAAAATGTGTCGGTAACCTCAGCCTATGTCGGACAGCACCCAGCATTGTTTTCAATCAGCCCGATCTATTTGTGGATGGCCGGGCCGCAGGAAGCCGTTTTGCAGGTTGGGTTAAGCGAAGGTTTTCACCCTAATCTGGATGAATTAAAGGAAAAAATCAGGAAACGGGTCAGTGAAACCATTTCGGACCTTGCGCTTTCATTTGAACCCATTGAACTGACTGACAAGATTTTAAGTCAGGGATCCTCTACTCCGATCGAAGTACGGATGTCGGGGCGGGATAAGAAGGTGAATGAACAATATGCTCAGAAGGTCATTAAAAGACTCAAAGAGATTAGCTACCTGCGTGATATTCAGCTGGGACAATCCAACAAATATCCAGCAATCAACATTGAGGTAGACCGGACACGCGCCGCTCAGCTGGGTGTTGATATGAATGATGTTTCCAAATCCCTAGTCGCTTCTACTTCCTCGTCCCGCTACACCGATAAGAACATTTGGGTCGACGAAAAAGGTGGATTCAGCTATAATGTGCAGGTTTTGATCCCTGAAAGCAAGATGAACAGTATCAATGATATAGGTGAAATACCGCTGCTGAGAAACTCCAATCGTCCTGTGCTCGGTGACATTGCCACCATTACGCCTGACACTACTTATGGTGAAAATGATAACCTCGGCTCCATGCCTGTGTTGTCGGTCACAGCCAATCTCAATAACATTGATTTGGGAGTTGCAAAGGCTGATGTTGAAAAAGCACTGGCGTCGCTCGGCGAGTTGCCAAGGGGGCTTTCAGTCGAACTCGTAGGACTTAGCCAGACATTGACCGATACGCTAGAAAGTCTTCAAAACGGTCTTGTAGTAGCGATTGTCGTGATATTTTTGATGCTGGCTGCCAATTTTCAATCATTCAAAGTTTCTGCCATTGTACTGACCACAGTACCGGCGGTTGTATTCGGTTCGTTGGCATTGCTGATGATTACGGGCTCCACATTGAACCTTCAATCCTATATGGGCATTATTATGTCCGTCGGGGTGTCTATATCGAATGCGGTACTGCTCATTACCAATGCCGAACAGCTGAGAAAGTACAGCGGTGATGCAGTGGCGGCCGCGCAGGAATCCGCTGGCTTGCGCCTCCGCCCGATCGTGATGACGGCCGTAGCCATGGTGGTGGGTATGATCCCGATGGCGAGCGGATTGGGAGAAGCCGGTGACCAGTCTTCTCCACTCGGAAGAGCCGTAATTGGCGGGTTGATTGCATCTACTTTTGCCGCATTGTTTATCCTGCCGCTGGTTTTCGCGTGGGGACAGGGTAAGGCTACCACGCAGAGTGTTTCGCTTGATCCAGAAGATGAAGAAAGCAAGTTTTATGTTCCTATGGCCAAATAATCTAAGAGTCGAACTGATCCTACAATGAAAAATATACGTCACATCGCCCTGACCGTACTGGTCGCCGCCACCGCGCCGGTATTACAAAACTGCGGATCTTCCAAAGCGGAGGAAGAAGAAAACAAAAAAGCCCCGGTGGAAGCAGCCGCAGTTGAAACATTTACATTGCAAAAGCATTCACTGGCTTCCAGCTTGCAGATTCCAGGCGAGCTGATCGCTTTCCAGCAGGTAGATTTGTATGCCAAAGTGAGCAGTTTTGTAAAGAAACTGCACGCCGATGTCGGTACCGAGGTGCAGCAAGGCCAGCTCCTTGCTTCCATGGAGGCCCCTGAGCTCACTTCACAGCTGATAGGCAGCGAATCGAGACTTAAATCGCAGGAGGCCATTTACCAGGCCAGCAAAGCCAATTACGAACGGCTGCTCGAAACCAGCAAAACACCCGGTACAGTCTCTCAAAACGACCTGGACGTAGCTTTGGCCAAAAGAAATTCCGACCTCGCACAGCTTGATGCAGCCAGATCGACGAGCAAAGAAATAACCGATACCAGAAATTACCTGGAAATCCGCGCACCATTCAGCGGCGTCATCACGGCACGTAATGTGAGCGCAGGCGCTTATGTAGGCCCGTCAGGCAAAGGTTCTGAATTTCCTTTGTTTACATTGGTTGAACAGCGTAAACTGAGACTGGTGGTGAGCGTTCCGGAGGCATATACCAGCTATTTGAAAAACAAAAGCGAGGTAACTTTCAAAGTAAAATCATTACCTAACCAGAGTTTCCCCGCCAAAGTAAGTCGCCTGGCTGGTG
The genomic region above belongs to Dyadobacter pollutisoli and contains:
- a CDS encoding efflux RND transporter permease subunit, whose protein sequence is MDLIRFALRKPITIMVLVAGLFFFGINAVRNIKVDIFPKLDLPVMYIAHPFGGYTPTQMETFFAKQYINILLYVNGIKSIETKNIQGLTLMKINFYPGTNMAQASAELSSFTNRAQAIFPPGSNPPFIIRFDASTLPVGQLVISSEKRSNNELLDLANVYVRSTFTSIPGLVSAPPFGGNIRTVVIKADPELMRSHNLSTDQLVEALRVNNQTAPSGNVRIGDKNYITPTNTTVRHIKDFENIPLFKGQVQNLYLRDVATVEDGADITAGYGLVNGKRSVYLSIAKSADASTWEVVQNLKKAMPRIQSTLPEDVKISYEFDQSTYVMNSVMSLLTEGTIGAILTGLMVLLFLGDARGALIVILTIPTSIISGVLFLNLFGQTINIMTLSGLALAIGILVDESTVTIENIHQHLDMGKPKALAIWDACQEIAFPKLLILFCILAVFAPAFTMGGIPGSLFLPLALAIGFSMIISYFLAQTFVPVMANWIMKVKHHKKQDGGEMSDSEEFAASGLSRNKDEQKEALIHRADSDQNGTISPFERIRARFMRFIKRMIPYRKPIVITYLIVTSALAGLMLTNIGKDVLPKVNGNQFQVRLRAPEGTRIERTEEKTLKTIQAIKDIVGSENVSVTSAYVGQHPALFSISPIYLWMAGPQEAVLQVGLSEGFHPNLDELKEKIRKRVSETISDLALSFEPIELTDKILSQGSSTPIEVRMSGRDKKVNEQYAQKVIKRLKEISYLRDIQLGQSNKYPAINIEVDRTRAAQLGVDMNDVSKSLVASTSSSRYTDKNIWVDEKGGFSYNVQVLIPESKMNSINDIGEIPLLRNSNRPVLGDIATITPDTTYGENDNLGSMPVLSVTANLNNIDLGVAKADVEKALASLGELPRGLSVELVGLSQTLTDTLESLQNGLVVAIVVIFLMLAANFQSFKVSAIVLTTVPAVVFGSLALLMITGSTLNLQSYMGIIMSVGVSISNAVLLITNAEQLRKYSGDAVAAAQESAGLRLRPIVMTAVAMVVGMIPMASGLGEAGDQSSPLGRAVIGGLIASTFAALFILPLVFAWGQGKATTQSVSLDPEDEESKFYVPMAK
- a CDS encoding efflux RND transporter periplasmic adaptor subunit, which gives rise to MKNIRHIALTVLVAATAPVLQNCGSSKAEEEENKKAPVEAAAVETFTLQKHSLASSLQIPGELIAFQQVDLYAKVSSFVKKLHADVGTEVQQGQLLASMEAPELTSQLIGSESRLKSQEAIYQASKANYERLLETSKTPGTVSQNDLDVALAKRNSDLAQLDAARSTSKEITDTRNYLEIRAPFSGVITARNVSAGAYVGPSGKGSEFPLFTLVEQRKLRLVVSVPEAYTSYLKNKSEVTFKVKSLPNQSFPAKVSRLAGALDTRLRSQRTEMDVVNSDRKLLPGMIAEVSIPLTGDVNSYAIPKSAVLNSTQGTYVIKVVDQKAVWVPIKTGTSSDDKTEIFGDIKEGDTIVKIANEEIRDNAEVKHTKQVSL